Proteins co-encoded in one Jeotgalibacillus malaysiensis genomic window:
- a CDS encoding CDP-alcohol phosphatidyltransferase, which translates to MLDTYGRKYAEPVIRKTADRFLTFGWTANQVTIGAFIIGASSGIIYYLGFPVIAVIVLWLSGFLDAVDGSMARATKTSPFGTVMDVTFDRIVEISVILGVAFLYPDIMWAALLLMASIVVSMTIFLTVGNVSENNGVKSFRYQAGLAERTEGFIFLSVMMLVPSIVLWTTLAFFAVELFTAGQRFMEAKRLLG; encoded by the coding sequence TTGCTTGATACATACGGAAGAAAATACGCAGAGCCTGTCATCCGGAAAACAGCAGACCGCTTCCTGACATTTGGCTGGACAGCCAATCAGGTAACGATCGGTGCCTTTATCATCGGAGCATCCTCGGGCATCATTTATTATCTTGGATTTCCAGTGATCGCAGTGATTGTTCTATGGCTATCCGGATTTTTAGATGCAGTAGATGGTTCGATGGCCCGCGCAACAAAGACCTCGCCATTCGGTACAGTGATGGACGTCACCTTTGACCGTATCGTTGAGATCAGCGTCATATTAGGCGTTGCATTTCTTTATCCCGACATCATGTGGGCTGCGCTGCTGTTAATGGCCTCAATCGTCGTATCCATGACGATCTTCCTCACTGTAGGAAACGTATCTGAAAATAACGGAGTAAAATCATTCCGCTACCAGGCAGGGCTTGCCGAACGGACAGAGGGCTTTATTTTCCTGAGTGTGATGATGCTCGTACCGTCTATCGTCCTGTGGACCACACTCGCTTTTTTCGCAGTGGAACTATTCACAGCGGGTCAGCGGTTTATGGAAGCGAAGAGGTTACTTGGTTGA
- a CDS encoding multidrug ABC transporter permease, whose translation MTQNDAGMKPFIQLILSTKIPKLALTLGLVGSILTTLVGLTIPLLTRELVDGFSVSISGWLVAVIAIVFIVQAVIDGGSTYLLGYTGQVVVARLREQMWEKMIRLPVSYYDQKASGESVSRVVNDTGIVKDLISQHFPQFITGIITIFGAVIILLVMDWRMTLLMLISVPVTVGIMIPLGRQMSKISRGLQDETADFTGKIQQTLSEIRLMKASNAETFESAKGKGGIKNLLMYGLKEMRIFAIVGPLIYLVMMAVIVVIIGYGGIRVAEGSMSTGSLVAFLLYLFQIVFPITSFAMFFTQLQKAKGATERIIGITELSPEDGRDGEELDITGMPVHVRNVSFAYEAGEPIISNVSFDAAPGEMVAFAGPSGGGKSTMFGLLERFYEPAEGSIFIGGTSITDLSMNAWRSQIGYVSQDSPMMAGTIRDNLTYGLEDAGSIDDERLWEVAAMAYAEPFIREFPEGLDTQVGERGVKLSGGQRQRIAIARAFLRDPKILMMDEATASLDSQSEAIVQQALSRLMEGRTTFIIAHRLSTIVDADKIIFIEKGRITGIGTHHQLIETHPLYREFAEQQLA comes from the coding sequence ATGACACAAAACGATGCAGGGATGAAACCTTTTATCCAATTGATTTTATCAACTAAAATTCCGAAACTTGCTTTAACGCTCGGACTGGTCGGCAGTATTTTGACAACGCTTGTCGGATTGACGATTCCTTTACTGACAAGAGAGCTTGTAGATGGATTTTCAGTTTCTATCAGCGGATGGCTTGTTGCTGTGATAGCGATAGTTTTTATTGTTCAGGCTGTGATTGATGGCGGCTCTACTTATCTGCTCGGTTACACAGGTCAGGTTGTCGTTGCAAGACTGCGTGAACAGATGTGGGAAAAAATGATCCGGCTGCCTGTCAGCTATTATGATCAGAAGGCAAGCGGTGAGTCGGTGAGCCGTGTGGTTAACGATACAGGAATTGTGAAGGATTTGATTTCACAGCACTTCCCGCAATTTATCACCGGTATTATCACGATTTTTGGTGCGGTGATTATCCTTTTAGTGATGGACTGGCGGATGACGCTTCTGATGCTGATCTCTGTTCCTGTAACGGTCGGGATTATGATTCCGCTTGGCAGACAGATGTCTAAGATTTCGCGCGGTCTGCAGGATGAAACGGCTGATTTCACAGGAAAGATCCAGCAGACGTTAAGTGAAATCAGATTGATGAAGGCATCGAATGCAGAGACATTTGAATCTGCTAAAGGGAAAGGCGGCATTAAAAATTTGTTAATGTACGGCTTAAAAGAGATGAGAATCTTTGCGATTGTCGGACCGCTTATTTACCTCGTGATGATGGCTGTGATTGTCGTGATTATCGGCTACGGCGGGATCAGGGTCGCTGAAGGGTCTATGAGTACAGGGTCTCTTGTTGCTTTTTTGCTGTATCTGTTTCAGATTGTCTTTCCGATTACGTCATTTGCGATGTTCTTTACACAGCTGCAAAAAGCAAAAGGTGCAACAGAGCGGATCATCGGGATTACCGAGCTTTCACCTGAGGATGGCAGAGATGGTGAAGAGCTTGATATTACAGGCATGCCGGTTCATGTGCGAAATGTATCATTTGCCTATGAAGCAGGTGAGCCGATTATTTCAAATGTATCGTTTGATGCTGCACCCGGTGAGATGGTCGCTTTTGCAGGGCCGAGCGGCGGCGGTAAGTCCACAATGTTTGGTCTGCTTGAGCGCTTTTACGAGCCGGCAGAAGGCAGTATCTTTATCGGCGGGACATCGATTACTGATTTATCGATGAATGCGTGGCGGAGTCAAATTGGTTATGTGTCACAGGATAGTCCAATGATGGCCGGTACGATCCGTGATAATCTGACGTATGGTCTTGAAGATGCGGGTTCTATTGATGATGAAAGATTGTGGGAAGTAGCAGCGATGGCATACGCTGAACCATTTATCAGAGAGTTTCCTGAAGGGCTCGATACTCAGGTCGGCGAGCGCGGCGTAAAGCTATCAGGTGGACAGCGTCAGCGGATTGCAATTGCGAGAGCATTCCTGAGAGATCCGAAAATCCTGATGATGGATGAAGCGACAGCAAGTCTTGATAGTCAGTCTGAAGCGATTGTGCAGCAGGCGCTGAGCAGGCTGATGGAAGGGCGGACGACGTTTATTATTGCGCATAGACTGTCGACAATTGTGGATGCGGATAAGATTATTTTTATTGAAAAAGGACGGATTACAGGGATCGGCACGCATCATCAGCTGATCGAGACGCATCCGCTTTATAGAGAGTTTGCTGAGCAGCAGCTTGCATAG
- a CDS encoding sodium:proton antiporter, translated as MKKIGLLPRIVIAIALGIAVGSVSPEWLIRVAATFNDIFSGFLSFAIPLIIIAFIAPGIGAMGRGAGKALGLTAGVAYASTIIAGLIAFLSATVLYPILLGSQASRAFENPEEALLGGYFGIEMTPVMGIMSALLLSFVLGIGISAFKNSVLQKGLEEFRTIIQKLIEKIIIPLLPIHIFGIFANMTQGGQVSAIINVFLLVFVMIIALHILYLVSLYSTAGALHGKNPFAMLKNMMPAYFTALGTQSSASTIPVTLEQSKKMGVREKTADFCIPLLANIHLAGSTITLVSCAMAVMLIQGETATFSQIFPFILMLGVTMIAAPGVPGGAVVASLGLLESMLGFSGAMTSLMLALYLAQDSLGTAANVTGDGAISSIVDRFTKRSKVKSESAVKAG; from the coding sequence ATGAAAAAAATTGGCTTACTTCCCCGTATTGTAATCGCAATTGCACTTGGTATTGCTGTCGGCAGTGTCAGTCCGGAATGGCTGATCAGAGTGGCTGCAACATTCAATGATATTTTCAGCGGATTCCTGTCATTCGCAATTCCGTTAATCATCATTGCATTTATCGCACCAGGAATCGGTGCCATGGGCCGTGGTGCCGGAAAAGCACTCGGGCTGACTGCCGGAGTAGCGTATGCATCAACCATCATTGCAGGTCTGATTGCATTTTTAAGCGCTACAGTCCTATACCCTATTCTCCTCGGGTCTCAAGCATCAAGAGCATTTGAGAATCCGGAAGAAGCATTACTTGGCGGATATTTCGGAATTGAAATGACACCAGTGATGGGCATCATGTCTGCACTGCTGCTGTCATTTGTACTCGGAATCGGAATTTCAGCTTTCAAAAACAGCGTGCTTCAAAAAGGGCTTGAAGAGTTCCGTACGATTATTCAAAAGCTCATTGAAAAAATCATTATCCCGCTCCTTCCTATTCACATATTCGGGATTTTTGCGAATATGACTCAGGGCGGTCAGGTAAGTGCCATCATTAACGTATTCCTTCTGGTGTTCGTCATGATTATCGCACTTCACATTTTGTATCTTGTATCACTTTATTCAACTGCAGGCGCACTGCACGGCAAGAATCCATTTGCGATGCTGAAGAATATGATGCCTGCTTACTTTACAGCACTTGGTACACAATCATCAGCTTCGACAATTCCTGTTACACTCGAGCAGTCTAAAAAGATGGGTGTGCGTGAAAAGACAGCAGACTTCTGTATTCCGCTGCTTGCTAATATTCATTTAGCCGGAAGTACGATTACGCTTGTCAGCTGTGCGATGGCCGTGATGCTGATCCAGGGTGAAACAGCAACATTCTCTCAGATCTTCCCGTTCATTCTGATGCTTGGTGTCACAATGATCGCAGCACCTGGTGTACCGGGCGGCGCGGTTGTGGCTTCACTTGGGCTACTTGAATCCATGCTTGGCTTCTCAGGCGCAATGACTTCACTGATGCTTGCACTGTACCTTGCACAGGATAGCCTTGGTACTGCAGCAAACGTAACTGGAGATGGCGCAATCAGCTCGATTGTTGACCGCTTTACGAAGCGTAGTAAGGTGAAAAGTGAGTCGGCTGTGAAGGCTGGGTGA
- a CDS encoding D-alanine--D-alanine ligase, translating to MKIKLCLLFGGKSAEHEVSLQTAKAVIKALDLTKFEIDPVFITKDGEWRKGPSLSAPVEDVKELQFGEQAEVSPAEGLTHVPSAPEAAYDIVFPLLHGPNGEDGTVQGLLEVLNVPYVGNGVLASSAGMDKVIMKNLFRDAGLPQVDYTSFIRAVWEQNKEAAYEKTEETIGYPCFIKPANLGSSVGISKCTNRTELEAGFEEAFQFDRKIVIEQGVKAREIELGVIGNDFPEISVPGEIVAKKDFYDYKSKYVDGDSVMIIPAELPEGMAEELQRMAKIAFQTVDCSGLVRADFFVTDKNEIFINEINTMPGFTPYSMFPLLWENTGVPYAELIEKLVQFGIERYEDKQKLKTSI from the coding sequence ATGAAAATCAAACTATGTCTACTGTTCGGCGGTAAGTCTGCAGAGCATGAAGTATCACTACAGACTGCGAAAGCCGTGATTAAGGCGCTGGACTTAACTAAATTTGAAATTGACCCGGTATTTATCACAAAAGACGGCGAGTGGAGAAAAGGTCCATCACTCTCAGCACCGGTTGAAGACGTGAAGGAACTGCAATTCGGAGAGCAGGCTGAAGTATCACCTGCTGAAGGGCTCACGCATGTACCATCAGCACCTGAAGCAGCGTATGATATCGTATTTCCATTACTTCACGGGCCAAATGGTGAAGACGGAACAGTTCAGGGACTGCTTGAAGTATTGAATGTACCGTACGTTGGAAATGGTGTGCTTGCTTCATCTGCCGGCATGGATAAAGTGATTATGAAAAATCTGTTCAGAGACGCAGGTCTTCCGCAGGTTGACTACACCTCATTTATCCGGGCAGTATGGGAGCAGAATAAAGAAGCAGCTTACGAAAAAACAGAAGAAACAATCGGCTACCCTTGCTTTATTAAGCCTGCAAACCTTGGATCAAGTGTCGGGATCAGCAAATGTACGAACCGCACTGAGCTTGAAGCCGGGTTTGAAGAAGCGTTTCAGTTCGACCGCAAAATTGTCATTGAACAGGGCGTAAAAGCACGTGAAATCGAGCTTGGTGTGATCGGCAATGATTTCCCTGAAATTTCTGTGCCAGGTGAAATTGTCGCGAAAAAAGATTTCTACGATTATAAATCGAAGTATGTCGACGGGGATTCAGTGATGATCATTCCTGCAGAACTCCCTGAAGGAATGGCTGAAGAGCTTCAGCGCATGGCGAAGATCGCATTCCAGACAGTCGATTGTTCTGGCCTTGTACGCGCAGACTTCTTTGTTACGGATAAAAATGAAATTTTCATCAATGAAATTAACACAATGCCAGGATTTACTCCTTACAGTATGTTCCCGCTTCTTTGGGAAAACACTGGCGTTCCATATGCAGAGCTGATCGAAAAGCTTGTGCAGTTTGGAATTGAGCGCTATGAAGACAAACAGAAATTAAAAACGTCAATTTAA
- a CDS encoding UDP-N-acetylmuramoyl-tripeptide--D-alanyl-D-alanine ligase yields the protein MKKTLREIADILETDAPSEEFAGAVIEGASINTLTIQPGNLFVPFKGEKTDGHKYVRQAFEKGAGASLWQKGVPDQPSDLPIIVVNDPEEALQKLAAAYRLENHFKVVAITGSNGKTTTKDMIAGVLSTKYSVQKTEGNFNNNLGLPLTMLNIRESTDVAVLEMGMSGFGEIELLSNIATPDIAVITNIGESHLQDLGSRENIAKAKFEIISGLNENGILFYYGDEPLLKNLVAQTEGLKCASYGYEETNGLYPRNTVIDDAGSRVQLGTEETWVSIPVLGRHNVLNGLATIRTALHLGLTLEEIEEGFAKTEMTSMRMERVEGAHGEVFINDAYNASPTSMLAALQFLEEAKAQGKKIAVLGDMLELGDNEEQFHREIGQKINFNEIPVLLAFGPRSRWLAEEALERSPLVYWFDQHDELITELKKHLSEGDLVLVKGSRGMQLEKVIEAFK from the coding sequence ATGAAAAAAACTTTACGTGAGATCGCTGACATCTTAGAAACGGATGCTCCTTCAGAAGAATTTGCAGGCGCGGTCATTGAAGGTGCCAGTATCAATACGCTGACCATTCAGCCGGGAAACCTTTTTGTTCCATTTAAAGGTGAGAAAACAGATGGACACAAGTACGTCAGACAGGCTTTTGAAAAAGGAGCCGGGGCTTCACTATGGCAAAAAGGTGTTCCGGATCAGCCATCAGATCTACCGATTATTGTAGTGAATGATCCTGAGGAAGCACTTCAAAAGCTTGCTGCTGCCTACCGCCTGGAAAATCACTTCAAAGTCGTAGCGATTACCGGCAGTAACGGGAAAACGACGACAAAAGATATGATTGCAGGCGTGCTCTCTACTAAATATAGCGTCCAGAAAACAGAGGGTAACTTCAATAACAACCTTGGACTGCCGCTTACCATGCTGAATATCAGAGAATCAACGGACGTTGCAGTACTCGAAATGGGTATGAGCGGATTCGGTGAGATTGAACTGCTAAGCAATATTGCCACACCGGACATTGCTGTCATAACGAACATTGGTGAATCACACCTTCAGGACCTTGGTTCGAGAGAAAATATCGCAAAAGCCAAGTTCGAAATCATCTCAGGACTGAATGAAAACGGCATTCTTTTCTATTATGGAGATGAGCCGCTGTTGAAAAACCTGGTTGCTCAGACTGAAGGGTTGAAGTGCGCATCTTATGGCTATGAAGAAACGAATGGGCTTTACCCGCGAAACACAGTAATCGATGATGCAGGCAGCCGCGTTCAGCTTGGCACTGAAGAAACATGGGTGTCGATCCCTGTGCTAGGCAGGCACAATGTACTGAACGGCCTTGCAACAATCCGTACAGCACTCCACCTTGGACTGACGCTTGAAGAGATCGAAGAAGGATTTGCTAAAACTGAAATGACATCGATGAGAATGGAGCGCGTGGAAGGAGCACATGGTGAAGTGTTCATCAATGATGCCTATAACGCAAGTCCGACCTCCATGCTTGCTGCGCTTCAGTTCCTCGAAGAAGCAAAAGCACAAGGCAAGAAGATCGCTGTGCTTGGTGACATGCTTGAGCTTGGTGATAACGAAGAGCAGTTCCACCGTGAAATCGGTCAGAAGATCAACTTTAACGAAATTCCTGTCCTGCTCGCATTCGGTCCCCGCTCAAGGTGGCTCGCTGAAGAAGCGCTCGAGAGAAGTCCTTTAGTGTATTGGTTCGATCAGCATGATGAATTGATTACAGAGCTGAAAAAGCATCTATCTGAAGGAGACCTCGTCCTTGTAAAGGGCTCACGCGGCATGCAGCTTGAAAAGGTGATCGAAGCATTTAAATAA
- a CDS encoding carboxylesterase yields MGQTGCLLLHGFTGGAYEVNPLARYLREHTDWIISVPVLPGHGRNLRLHETNAVEWITYAEEELKRLYMYCDEIYVVGFSMGGLIAAYLTIHYPVKKLVLLSAAALYINPKQIFSDVGTVISDTVRRRLNENEWFGHYKYKLFHTPIRSTREFRRLASYVVPLLPKIRVPVFIAQGQMDGIVPPKAARFVYDRVGTYQKRLYLSKSSKHLICYGSDCDRLFHEIAFFLKQEKVPDNG; encoded by the coding sequence ATGGGACAGACAGGATGCCTGCTGCTTCACGGATTTACCGGCGGCGCTTATGAAGTGAATCCGCTGGCGAGATATTTAAGAGAACACACTGACTGGATTATATCAGTGCCGGTACTGCCCGGGCACGGCAGAAACCTGAGGCTGCATGAGACAAACGCTGTGGAATGGATTACGTATGCAGAGGAAGAGTTGAAGAGACTCTATATGTACTGTGACGAAATCTATGTAGTTGGCTTTTCCATGGGAGGGCTGATTGCAGCTTATCTGACGATTCATTATCCGGTGAAAAAGCTTGTTTTACTGAGCGCAGCCGCACTTTATATTAACCCAAAACAAATTTTCAGCGATGTCGGGACAGTGATTTCAGATACGGTCAGAAGAAGGCTGAATGAAAATGAATGGTTTGGTCATTATAAGTATAAGCTTTTTCATACACCGATCCGCTCAACAAGAGAGTTCAGGCGGCTGGCTTCCTATGTGGTGCCACTCCTGCCGAAAATACGTGTGCCTGTTTTTATCGCACAGGGGCAGATGGACGGGATCGTACCTCCAAAAGCGGCAAGATTCGTCTACGATCGCGTCGGAACTTATCAAAAAAGATTATATTTATCAAAATCGTCGAAACACCTGATCTGCTACGGGTCCGACTGTGACAGGCTTTTTCATGAGATCGCTTTCTTTTTAAAACAGGAGAAAGTTCCCGACAATGGATGA
- a CDS encoding DEAD/DEAH box helicase, which produces MTLFSELPISPVIQKSIKRMGFEEATPIQAGTIPLSAEGKDIIGQAQTGTGKTAAFGIPMLEKVDTKSSAIQGLIIAPTRELAIQVSEELYKIGSDKRVRVLSVYGGQDIQRQIRAMKKRPHIIVGTPGRLLDHINRRTLKLDEVETLVLDEADEMLNMGFIDDIESILKNVPETRQTLLFSATMPGPIRKIAERFMRDPEVVKVKAKEMTVENIEQFFVKAHEREKFDVLSRLINVQSPELAIVFGRTKRRVDELARALEIRGYMAEGIHGDLTQAKRMSVLKKFKEGRIDVLVATDVAARGLDISGVTHVYNYDIPQDPESYVHRIGRTGRAGKKGMAMTFVTPREMNYLRVVEQTTKKKMEQMRPPSSSEALEGLQRAAIDELKETVKKNNLEEYKVIARELLNDGDESLDLIAAALKILTKEPDETPVDITPERPLASKKKKPYRKDDKKYGNRGGNRSGGKSGGGKPYNSRQRQPKRQSREG; this is translated from the coding sequence TTGACACTTTTTTCAGAACTACCAATTAGTCCAGTAATCCAGAAATCAATTAAACGCATGGGATTTGAAGAGGCAACGCCAATTCAGGCTGGCACAATTCCACTATCAGCAGAAGGTAAAGACATTATCGGGCAGGCGCAGACAGGAACAGGTAAAACGGCTGCATTCGGTATTCCAATGCTTGAGAAAGTGGACACAAAATCATCAGCGATTCAAGGCCTGATCATCGCACCAACGCGTGAGCTTGCGATTCAGGTATCTGAAGAGCTTTACAAAATCGGAAGCGACAAGCGTGTACGCGTACTGTCAGTATACGGTGGCCAGGACATTCAGCGCCAGATCCGCGCAATGAAAAAACGCCCGCATATCATCGTTGGTACACCGGGACGTCTGCTTGACCACATTAACCGCCGCACGCTGAAGCTTGATGAAGTGGAAACACTTGTACTTGACGAAGCAGATGAAATGCTGAACATGGGCTTCATAGATGATATCGAATCAATCCTTAAAAACGTTCCGGAAACGCGCCAGACGCTATTGTTCTCAGCAACAATGCCTGGACCAATCCGTAAAATTGCTGAACGCTTCATGAGAGATCCTGAAGTTGTAAAAGTAAAAGCGAAGGAAATGACAGTTGAAAACATCGAGCAGTTCTTCGTAAAAGCACACGAGCGTGAGAAGTTCGACGTACTTTCACGTCTGATCAACGTTCAGTCACCTGAGCTTGCAATCGTATTCGGACGTACAAAGCGTCGCGTTGACGAGCTTGCACGTGCACTTGAAATCCGCGGCTACATGGCTGAAGGAATTCACGGTGACCTGACTCAGGCGAAGCGTATGAGTGTACTGAAGAAGTTCAAAGAAGGCCGTATTGACGTACTCGTTGCGACAGACGTTGCTGCACGTGGACTTGATATTTCAGGCGTAACACACGTATACAACTATGACATTCCTCAGGATCCTGAAAGCTACGTTCACCGTATTGGACGTACAGGCCGTGCAGGTAAAAAAGGTATGGCGATGACATTCGTTACACCACGTGAAATGAACTACCTTCGTGTTGTTGAACAAACAACGAAGAAGAAGATGGAGCAAATGCGTCCACCAAGTTCATCTGAAGCACTTGAAGGTCTTCAGCGCGCAGCTATTGATGAGCTGAAGGAAACAGTTAAGAAGAATAACCTTGAAGAATACAAAGTCATTGCACGTGAGCTACTAAATGACGGTGACGAGTCACTGGATCTAATCGCAGCAGCTCTTAAGATCCTTACAAAAGAGCCGGACGAAACACCAGTAGATATCACACCGGAAAGACCACTTGCATCTAAAAAGAAAAAGCCATACCGCAAAGACGACAAAAAGTATGGTAACCGCGGTGGAAACCGTAGCGGCGGCAAAAGCGGAGGCGGTAAGCCTTACAACAGCCGTCAGCGCCAGCCAAAGCGCCAATCACGCGAAGGCTAG
- a CDS encoding membrane protein — protein sequence MGRQEPKMRISERALTVWRLYGWISAAFTLLAGAGVTTLALIFDWSVWFIIGAGAALVLEIILFVFVLPTLKWKRWRYEVREEEIELQHGIFVVTRTLVPMVRVQHVDTEQGPILRKYRLATISISTAATLHQIPALDIDEADQLRDSISALARVAEDDV from the coding sequence ATGGGGAGACAGGAGCCTAAAATGAGAATTTCAGAACGGGCATTAACCGTCTGGAGATTATATGGCTGGATATCTGCAGCTTTTACACTGCTGGCAGGTGCTGGTGTTACAACGCTTGCTCTGATCTTCGACTGGTCAGTATGGTTCATCATTGGCGCAGGGGCTGCATTAGTACTTGAAATTATATTATTCGTATTTGTATTGCCGACGCTGAAGTGGAAGCGCTGGCGCTATGAAGTGAGAGAAGAGGAGATTGAACTCCAGCACGGAATATTTGTCGTAACGCGTACGCTTGTGCCAATGGTCCGCGTGCAGCACGTTGATACGGAACAGGGGCCGATCCTGAGGAAATACAGACTGGCAACGATCAGCATTTCAACTGCTGCGACACTGCATCAGATTCCGGCGCTTGATATCGATGAAGCCGATCAGCTGAGAGACTCGATATCTGCTTTAGCAAGGGTGGCTGAGGACGATGTCTGA
- a CDS encoding 4'-phosphopantetheinyl transferase has translation MIRGIGLDIVEIERIATLLDRQPKIARRVLTPSELNQFNELGAKRRVEFLSGRFAVKEAYAKAIGCGIGRELSFQDIEIVKEPSGRPFISHPDYKVHVSITHTKEYAAAQVVVEETDA, from the coding sequence ATGATTCGTGGAATCGGCTTGGATATCGTAGAAATTGAACGGATCGCAACACTTTTAGACCGTCAGCCAAAAATCGCCCGGCGCGTGCTCACCCCGTCAGAACTTAACCAGTTCAATGAGCTGGGTGCAAAGCGTAGAGTTGAATTCCTCTCAGGCCGCTTCGCCGTAAAAGAAGCCTACGCAAAAGCAATCGGCTGCGGTATCGGACGCGAACTGTCATTTCAGGATATCGAAATCGTCAAAGAACCATCCGGACGGCCATTTATCAGCCACCCGGACTATAAAGTACACGTCAGCATTACCCATACAAAAGAATATGCCGCCGCGCAGGTGGTCGTGGAGGAGACAGACGCTTAA
- a CDS encoding sporulation protein, producing MFPLQQVTFDKKTLAPTDVKVKDEEGNVKIELSFSEVDYEATFEKSDFNLEKNMMSAQLEMPVSGDGEETEDWAVLYPTAEIEGAALKEEKEVKTDNGSRMILTYEGAKNYTIIQEKLDAAPVMLTTTDAAGDMADLGFAVGAMTENSLEWTYNGVSYLLASHDLTEEEMLEVARSVQGSMIK from the coding sequence ATGTTCCCGCTGCAGCAGGTGACATTTGATAAGAAGACGCTTGCGCCGACTGATGTGAAGGTGAAGGATGAAGAAGGGAATGTGAAAATTGAGCTGAGCTTCAGTGAAGTGGACTATGAGGCAACATTTGAAAAGAGTGACTTTAACCTTGAGAAAAATATGATGAGTGCGCAGCTTGAGATGCCTGTGTCAGGTGACGGGGAAGAAACTGAGGATTGGGCAGTGCTTTACCCGACAGCTGAGATTGAAGGAGCGGCATTAAAAGAAGAAAAGGAAGTCAAAACAGATAACGGAAGCCGCATGATTCTTACTTACGAAGGGGCGAAAAATTATACAATTATCCAGGAAAAGCTTGATGCAGCACCGGTTATGCTGACAACAACTGATGCGGCCGGGGATATGGCGGACCTTGGATTTGCTGTTGGAGCGATGACGGAGAATTCACTTGAGTGGACGTATAACGGCGTTAGCTATCTGCTTGCTTCACATGACCTGACGGAGGAGGAAATGCTCGAAGTCGCTCGCTCAGTTCAGGGGTCTATGATAAAATAA
- a CDS encoding alanine racemase — translation MINEFHRDTWIEVDLDAIQANIRQLSKRLKQNTVIMAVVKANAYGHGYLEVAEAALDAGAEWLAVAFLDEALFLRKHGFTAPILVLGATRPDDAGLAAAHGIRLTVFSADWIRSAREFLKEDTLQIHLKIDTGMGRLGFTDLKELKEAETVITDDSRMNIEGVFTHFATADEQDRTYADQQQERFLACLDVFEKKPAMIHASNSAGAFLRDNAAFNAVRFGISMYGLVPSGDISSEMPAPLTPALSLYTKMVQVKKLKAGDKVSYGATYTAEQDEWIATLPIGYADGWIRQMQGFEVLAGEYRAEIVGRVCMDQCMIRLPFEMKEGTVVTLVGNVSNDRILLDDIAAHNGTIHYESACLLTARVPRIYRKNGAIEKVFNHLK, via the coding sequence ATGATAAATGAATTCCACCGTGATACATGGATTGAAGTAGATCTTGATGCCATTCAGGCGAATATCAGGCAGCTGTCAAAACGGCTGAAGCAGAATACAGTGATTATGGCAGTTGTGAAAGCCAATGCTTATGGACATGGCTATCTTGAAGTAGCAGAAGCCGCACTTGACGCCGGAGCGGAATGGCTGGCCGTCGCATTTTTGGATGAAGCCCTTTTTCTGAGAAAGCACGGCTTTACCGCTCCGATTCTTGTGCTTGGTGCGACACGCCCTGACGATGCAGGTCTTGCTGCAGCGCATGGGATTCGTCTGACGGTCTTTTCTGCTGACTGGATCAGGTCAGCACGCGAATTTCTTAAAGAAGATACACTGCAGATTCATTTAAAAATAGATACCGGTATGGGACGGCTGGGGTTTACCGATCTCAAGGAATTAAAAGAAGCAGAGACGGTTATCACTGATGACAGCCGCATGAACATTGAGGGTGTCTTTACCCATTTTGCAACAGCGGACGAGCAGGACCGGACGTATGCTGATCAGCAGCAGGAGCGGTTCTTGGCATGTCTCGATGTTTTTGAGAAAAAGCCTGCGATGATTCATGCATCTAACAGTGCAGGTGCATTTCTGCGGGACAACGCTGCTTTTAACGCAGTGCGCTTTGGGATTTCAATGTATGGACTGGTACCATCCGGTGATATCAGCAGTGAAATGCCGGCACCGTTAACGCCGGCACTTTCCCTTTATACAAAAATGGTTCAGGTCAAAAAGCTGAAGGCCGGAGACAAAGTCAGCTACGGGGCGACCTACACTGCAGAGCAGGATGAATGGATTGCCACGCTACCAATCGGCTATGCTGACGGATGGATCAGACAGATGCAGGGCTTTGAGGTGCTTGCAGGTGAGTACCGTGCTGAGATCGTCGGACGTGTCTGTATGGATCAGTGTATGATCCGACTTCCGTTCGAAATGAAAGAAGGGACTGTCGTCACACTGGTCGGGAATGTCTCAAATGACCGGATTCTGCTTGATGACATCGCAGCGCATAATGGTACGATTCATTACGAATCAGCCTGTCTTCTGACAGCCAGGGTGCCGAGGATTTATAGGAAAAATGGGGCAATTGAAAAGGTCTTTAATCATCTGAAGTAA